The proteins below come from a single Pseudomonas chlororaphis genomic window:
- a CDS encoding membrane protein: MMYGVLLVTHLLAAIAFIGTVFFEVCIWHAARRPLAETARAAADQAIAQRSRHVLHGVVLLLYGAGIGLAWQHRGALSHPLDSSFGLLLSLKILLATSIIGHYLLLAFWLTRGRLSPARACWLRRSILGHMLLIVLLAKGMFYWQF; this comes from the coding sequence ATGATGTATGGGGTCTTGCTGGTCACGCACCTGTTGGCGGCCATCGCGTTCATAGGCACTGTGTTTTTCGAAGTCTGCATCTGGCACGCCGCGCGCCGGCCGTTGGCCGAGACGGCCAGGGCCGCCGCCGACCAGGCGATAGCCCAGCGTTCACGGCACGTGCTGCACGGTGTGGTGCTGCTGCTCTACGGCGCCGGCATTGGTCTGGCCTGGCAGCATCGCGGGGCGTTGAGCCATCCGCTGGACAGCAGCTTCGGCTTGCTGCTGAGCCTGAAGATCCTGCTGGCAACGAGCATCATCGGGCATTACCTGTTGCTGGCGTTCTGGCTTACGCGGGGCCGATTGAGCCCGGCCCGTGCCTGCTGGCTGCGGCGCAGCATCCTGGGGCACATGCTACTGATCGTGCTGTTGGCAAAGGGGATGTTCTATTGGCAGTTTTGA
- a CDS encoding pyridoxine 5'-phosphate oxidase, with protein MPLSLANMRRQYTRDGLDEARAPDDPLVLFGLWMQQARDTERAPVEANSMVLATVDAQGRPHCRVLLLKGFDETGFTFFGHYDSAKGRDLALNPWAAMTFFWPGLERQVRIEGPVQRLDPAVSDAYFQSRPLASRLGAWASPQSRALANRADLDARLADTQRRFAEQPVPRPEQWGGYCLRPERLEFWQGRADRLHDRLDYRCQEDGWQRSRLAP; from the coding sequence ATGCCCCTTTCCCTGGCAAACATGCGCCGCCAGTACACCCGCGATGGCCTCGACGAGGCCCGGGCCCCGGACGATCCGCTGGTGCTGTTCGGCCTGTGGATGCAACAGGCCCGCGACACTGAACGTGCGCCGGTGGAGGCCAACAGCATGGTCCTGGCGACCGTGGACGCACAGGGTCGGCCCCATTGCCGGGTGCTGTTGCTCAAGGGCTTCGACGAAACGGGCTTCACCTTCTTCGGCCACTACGACAGCGCCAAGGGTCGCGATCTGGCGCTCAATCCCTGGGCCGCCATGACGTTCTTCTGGCCGGGCCTGGAGCGCCAGGTGCGTATCGAAGGGCCGGTCCAGCGGCTCGATCCGGCGGTGTCGGATGCCTATTTCCAGTCTCGGCCGTTGGCCAGCCGGCTCGGCGCGTGGGCGTCGCCGCAGAGCCGGGCGCTGGCCAATCGCGCCGACCTCGACGCCCGGCTGGCGGACACCCAACGGCGTTTCGCCGAACAACCGGTGCCGCGCCCCGAACAGTGGGGCGGCTACTGCTTGCGCCCCGAGCGGCTGGAGTTCTGGCAGGGGCGCGCCGATCGCCTGCATGATCGCCTCGACTACCGCTGCCAAGAGGACGGGTGGCAGCGCAGCCGCCTGGCCCCTTGA
- a CDS encoding transcription factor: protein MVLHRVHHQILRSHHLFEPLNEEQLDELMSSSQLLNIDKGDPLFRQGEPAQAFYFVISGAVKIYRLTPDGQEKVFEVIGERQTFAEAMMLMDTPNYVASAEAVGPTQLYRLSNATYMRLLQSNGRLTFALLAKLCVRLHQRVNEIETLSLKNATHRVVRYLLTQLVRLQTVDSQFELPMAKQLIAGHLSIQPETFSRIIRRLIDEKIITQDGRQIAILDRLRLEQFE from the coding sequence ATGGTGCTCCACCGTGTCCATCACCAGATTCTGCGCAGCCACCACCTGTTCGAGCCTCTGAACGAAGAGCAGCTCGACGAACTGATGAGCTCCAGCCAACTGCTGAACATCGACAAGGGCGACCCGCTGTTCCGCCAGGGCGAACCGGCCCAGGCGTTCTATTTCGTGATTTCCGGGGCGGTGAAAATCTATCGGCTGACCCCGGACGGCCAGGAAAAGGTCTTCGAGGTGATCGGTGAGCGCCAGACCTTCGCCGAAGCCATGATGCTGATGGACACTCCCAACTACGTCGCATCGGCCGAGGCTGTCGGGCCGACCCAGCTGTATCGCCTGTCCAACGCCACTTACATGCGGCTGTTGCAGAGCAATGGCCGATTAACGTTCGCCCTGCTGGCCAAGCTCTGCGTACGCCTGCACCAGCGGGTCAACGAGATTGAAACGCTGTCGCTGAAAAACGCCACCCACCGCGTGGTGCGCTACCTGCTGACGCAACTGGTGCGCCTGCAAACCGTCGACAGCCAGTTCGAACTGCCGATGGCCAAGCAATTGATTGCCGGGCACCTGTCGATCCAGCCGGAAACCTTCTCGCGGATCATCCGGCGCCTGATCGATGAAAAGATCATTACCCAGGACGGTCGCCAGATCGCCATTCTTGATCGCCTGCGCCTGGAGCAGTTCGAATGA
- a CDS encoding molybdenum cofactor biosynthesis protein MoaA, with product MHAPLCGSVCDSGALVPVDEAIRHLLDQAPPPPPVQRIALDLALARVLASDVLCPMNLPAWDNSAMDGYAVRAADVPAAGGALALSGRIAAGDGPGEPLQTGQAVRIFTGAPLPPGADTVVPQESCRVEGGRVWLPAVNRGDHVRKEGEERRQGDCLLKAGMRLRAQELGLLAGAGVAKVEVFRPLQVGLLSSGDELREPGETLAPGQIYNSNRHTLAALLRGWGFEVHDFGVMPDQLQASRQALRLAAAECDVLLTSGGVSVGEEDHLKQAIAALGNIDLWRLAIQPGKPLAFGDVEGKPWIGLPGNPSAALITALIVVRPFLFRAQGVGDVQPVPLRVPAGFDWLKRNRRRQYLRARLMTDVTGHLCVELHPQQSSAMLTAACWADGLAVVECEAQVHKHEPVMYLPFAGLMH from the coding sequence ATGCACGCGCCCCTCTGCGGCTCGGTGTGTGACAGCGGAGCGCTGGTGCCGGTAGACGAGGCCATTCGGCACCTGCTCGACCAGGCGCCGCCGCCCCCGCCCGTGCAGCGGATCGCCCTGGACCTGGCCCTGGCCCGCGTGCTGGCCAGCGACGTGCTTTGCCCGATGAACCTGCCGGCCTGGGACAACAGCGCCATGGACGGTTATGCCGTGCGCGCCGCCGATGTGCCGGCCGCTGGCGGCGCCCTGGCGTTGAGCGGGCGCATTGCCGCCGGTGATGGGCCGGGCGAGCCGCTGCAAACGGGTCAGGCCGTGCGGATCTTCACCGGGGCGCCGCTGCCACCCGGCGCCGACACGGTGGTGCCGCAGGAAAGCTGTCGGGTCGAAGGCGGGCGGGTCTGGCTGCCGGCGGTCAATCGCGGTGATCACGTACGCAAGGAAGGCGAGGAACGTCGGCAGGGGGACTGCCTGCTCAAGGCCGGTATGCGCCTGCGGGCCCAGGAGTTGGGCCTGCTGGCCGGTGCCGGGGTCGCCAAGGTCGAGGTGTTTCGTCCGCTGCAGGTGGGTTTGCTCAGCAGCGGCGATGAGCTGCGCGAGCCGGGCGAGACGCTGGCGCCGGGGCAGATCTACAACAGCAATAGGCACACGCTGGCCGCGTTGTTGCGCGGCTGGGGGTTCGAGGTGCATGACTTCGGTGTCATGCCCGATCAACTCCAGGCCAGCCGGCAGGCGTTGCGCCTGGCCGCCGCCGAGTGCGACGTGTTGCTGACCTCCGGCGGTGTGTCGGTGGGCGAGGAAGACCACCTCAAACAGGCCATCGCGGCCCTGGGCAATATCGACCTCTGGCGCCTGGCAATCCAGCCGGGCAAGCCGCTGGCCTTCGGCGATGTGGAGGGCAAACCCTGGATCGGCCTGCCGGGCAATCCGTCGGCGGCGTTGATCACCGCGTTGATTGTCGTGCGCCCGTTCCTGTTCCGCGCTCAGGGCGTCGGCGATGTGCAGCCGGTGCCGTTGCGGGTGCCGGCGGGGTTTGACTGGCTCAAGCGCAATCGGCGCCGGCAATACCTGCGTGCCCGCTTGATGACGGATGTCACAGGCCACCTGTGCGTGGAACTGCACCCCCAACAAAGCTCGGCGATGCTGACGGCCGCCTGCTGGGCCGACGGCCTGGCAGTGGTGGAGTGCGAAGCCCAGGTCCACAAACATGAACCGGTGATGTACCTGCCGTTCGCCGGATTGATGCATTGA
- a CDS encoding protein DnrP — translation MSPHITCLYCQQANPAPETECRQCGMPLPAEAALAGERRLRRFTWFCVGLTVFCTVMFFWLPRDIV, via the coding sequence ATGAGCCCGCATATCACCTGCCTGTATTGCCAGCAGGCCAACCCCGCGCCAGAAACCGAATGTCGCCAGTGCGGCATGCCCCTGCCGGCCGAGGCTGCGTTGGCCGGCGAACGCCGGCTGCGGCGCTTCACCTGGTTTTGCGTCGGCTTGACGGTGTTTTGCACCGTCATGTTTTTCTGGCTGCCCCGCGACATCGTCTGA
- a CDS encoding nitric oxide reductase, with amino-acid sequence MSMANPHLKFASQAVAKPYFVFALMLFLGQVLFGLIMGLQYVVGDFLFPLIPFNVARMVHTNLLIVWLLFGFMGAAYYLIPEEADRELHSPKLALVLFWVFAAAGVMTILGYLSVPYATLAKITGNDLLPTMGREFLEQPTITKMGIVVVCLGFLYNIGMTLLKGRKTTVSMVMMTGLIGLAVFFLFSFYNPENLARDKYYWWWVVHLWVEGVWELIMGSMLAFVLIKITGVDREVVEKWLYVIIAMALITGIIGTGHHFFWIGAPQVWLWVGSIFSAMEPLPFLAMVIFAFSMVRNRRRHHPNRAATLWAKGTTVTAFFGAGVWGFLHTLAPVNFYTHGSQLTAAHGHLAFYGAYAMIVMTLISYAMPRLRGLGEAADERSQKLEIWGFWLMTLSMVMITLFLTAAGVVQVWLQRWAVDGSALPFMATMDHLRPLFWARLISGVGFLLGLLCYLLSFRQRGRAALRAPAAVVPS; translated from the coding sequence ATGAGCATGGCTAATCCGCATCTGAAATTCGCCTCGCAGGCCGTTGCCAAACCCTATTTCGTGTTTGCCCTGATGCTGTTCCTGGGGCAGGTCCTGTTTGGTTTGATCATGGGCTTGCAATACGTGGTCGGCGACTTCCTGTTCCCGCTGATCCCCTTCAACGTGGCCCGCATGGTCCACACCAACCTGCTGATCGTCTGGCTGCTGTTCGGCTTCATGGGCGCGGCGTACTACCTGATACCGGAGGAGGCCGACCGCGAACTGCACAGCCCGAAACTGGCGCTGGTGCTGTTCTGGGTGTTTGCCGCCGCCGGGGTGATGACGATCCTGGGCTACCTGTCGGTGCCGTATGCGACCCTGGCGAAGATCACTGGCAATGACCTGTTGCCGACCATGGGCCGTGAGTTCCTCGAACAACCCACCATCACCAAGATGGGCATCGTGGTGGTTTGCCTGGGGTTCCTCTACAACATCGGCATGACCCTGCTCAAGGGCCGCAAGACCACCGTCAGCATGGTCATGATGACGGGCTTGATCGGCCTTGCGGTGTTCTTCCTGTTCTCCTTCTACAACCCGGAAAACCTCGCCCGCGACAAATACTACTGGTGGTGGGTGGTGCATCTCTGGGTCGAAGGCGTCTGGGAACTGATCATGGGGTCGATGCTCGCCTTCGTGTTGATCAAGATCACCGGCGTGGACCGCGAAGTGGTGGAGAAATGGCTCTACGTGATCATCGCCATGGCGTTGATCACCGGCATCATCGGCACCGGCCACCATTTCTTCTGGATCGGCGCGCCGCAGGTCTGGTTGTGGGTCGGTTCGATCTTCTCGGCGATGGAACCGCTGCCGTTCCTGGCCATGGTTATCTTCGCCTTCAGCATGGTGCGCAACCGTCGTCGTCATCACCCCAATCGTGCCGCCACGCTGTGGGCCAAGGGCACCACGGTCACCGCGTTCTTCGGTGCCGGCGTCTGGGGCTTCCTGCACACCCTGGCGCCCGTGAACTTCTACACCCACGGTTCGCAACTGACCGCGGCACACGGCCACCTGGCTTTCTACGGGGCCTACGCGATGATCGTGATGACCTTGATCAGCTACGCCATGCCACGCTTGCGCGGGTTGGGGGAAGCGGCCGACGAGCGTTCGCAGAAACTGGAAATCTGGGGCTTCTGGCTGATGACCCTGTCGATGGTGATGATCACCTTGTTCCTCACCGCCGCAGGTGTCGTGCAAGTGTGGTTGCAACGCTGGGCGGTGGACGGCAGTGCCTTGCCCTTCATGGCGACGATGGATCACCTGCGGCCGTTGTTCTGGGCGCGTCTGATCAGTGGCGTCGGTTTCCTGCTGGGGCTGCTGTGCTACCTGCTCAGCTTCCGTCAGCGTGGTCGTGCCGCCCTGCGTGCACCGGCCGCCGTGGTGCCGTCATGA
- a CDS encoding transcriptional regulator (Required for the expression of anaerobic nitric oxide (NO) reductase; acts as a transcriptional activator for the norVW operon) produces MLRESLAADLIVELPNAVRLQRLVQTLREYFNCGAVGLLRLDDDSLRPVATVGLVHEALGRRFVIAQHPRLAAIMASREPTWFEPDSRLPDPYDGLLDPHVGEPLPVHDCMGVSLYVEGRLWGAITLDALHAGTFDSRAHEELKRCTLQIEAAVRVTRLEQENRSLRASRSDPADLRLPAEEGEILGRSEGLQQLLNELDVLADSELPVLLLGETGVGKELFARRLHRLSRRGHKPLVQVNCAALPESLAESELFGHVKGAFSGATTDRAGRFDAANGGTLFLDEVGELPLSVQAKLLRTLQNGEIQRLGADKPLHVDVRIIAATNRHLPDSIRDGLFRADLYHRLSVYPVPIPPLRERGHDVLMLAGHFLELNRTRLGLRGLRLSPAAEQALLAYSWPGNVRELEHVISRAALKQLSHGASRSLIMTLEPQVLDLDVNASAGGAQALLEQPHESADTPLPPLGEAVDACQRQAILKALDRCGQNWAGAARLLEVDPSNLHKLARRLGLK; encoded by the coding sequence ATGCTGCGTGAAAGCCTGGCCGCCGACCTGATCGTCGAGCTGCCCAATGCCGTGCGGTTGCAGCGTCTGGTGCAGACCCTGCGCGAATACTTCAATTGCGGTGCCGTGGGCCTGCTGCGCCTGGACGATGACAGCCTGCGGCCCGTGGCGACCGTGGGCCTGGTCCATGAAGCGCTGGGCCGGCGCTTCGTCATTGCCCAGCACCCACGCCTGGCGGCGATCATGGCCTCGCGCGAACCGACCTGGTTCGAGCCGGACAGCCGCCTGCCGGACCCCTATGACGGCCTGCTCGACCCCCACGTCGGTGAACCGCTGCCGGTGCATGACTGCATGGGCGTGAGTCTTTACGTGGAAGGCCGGCTGTGGGGCGCGATCACCCTCGATGCACTGCACGCCGGGACCTTCGACAGCCGCGCCCATGAAGAGCTCAAACGCTGCACGTTGCAGATCGAGGCGGCGGTGCGGGTCACCCGCCTGGAGCAGGAGAATCGCAGCCTGCGGGCATCGCGCAGTGACCCGGCGGACCTGCGGCTGCCGGCGGAAGAGGGCGAGATCCTCGGACGCAGCGAAGGCTTGCAGCAATTGCTCAACGAGCTGGATGTCCTGGCCGACTCGGAACTGCCGGTGCTGTTGCTGGGGGAAACCGGCGTGGGCAAGGAGTTGTTCGCCCGGCGCCTGCATCGCCTGTCCCGGCGCGGCCATAAGCCGCTGGTCCAGGTCAACTGCGCGGCGCTGCCGGAGTCCCTGGCCGAAAGCGAGTTGTTCGGGCACGTCAAAGGCGCGTTTTCCGGGGCGACGACCGACCGGGCCGGGCGTTTCGATGCGGCCAATGGCGGCACGCTGTTTCTCGATGAAGTGGGCGAATTGCCGTTGAGCGTGCAGGCCAAGCTGCTGCGCACCTTGCAGAACGGCGAGATCCAGCGACTGGGCGCGGACAAGCCGCTGCACGTCGATGTGCGAATCATCGCCGCCACCAACCGGCACCTGCCCGACAGCATTCGCGACGGGCTGTTTCGTGCCGACCTGTATCACCGGCTCTCGGTCTATCCGGTGCCGATCCCACCCCTGCGCGAGCGTGGGCATGACGTGTTGATGCTGGCCGGGCATTTCCTCGAACTGAACCGCACCCGCCTGGGCTTGCGCGGGTTGCGCTTGTCACCGGCCGCCGAGCAGGCCTTGCTGGCCTACAGCTGGCCGGGCAACGTGCGGGAACTGGAGCACGTGATCAGCCGCGCCGCGTTGAAGCAACTGAGCCATGGCGCCAGTCGAAGCCTGATCATGACCCTGGAGCCCCAAGTGCTCGACCTTGACGTCAACGCCAGTGCCGGCGGTGCGCAGGCCTTGCTCGAACAGCCCCATGAATCCGCCGATACGCCGCTTCCACCGTTGGGCGAGGCCGTCGATGCCTGCCAGCGCCAGGCGATTCTCAAGGCCCTGGACCGTTGCGGCCAGAACTGGGCCGGCGCAGCGCGGCTGCTGGAGGTCGACCCGAGCAACCTGCATAAGCTGGCGCGGCGGCTGGGGCTCAAGTAG
- a CDS encoding regulator of cell morphogenesis and NO signaling has translation MSLDLLEQSLGQLACDIPGATRTFHHYNLDFCCGGQKSLREAALGKGLNPLLIADALKTLQAAGELGHDWRDEPQALLITHILERYHARHREQLPELIRLARRVELVHGNRASCPNGLADHLEDMYQELEGHMLKEEQVLFPMLQHGLGERASAPIQVLRYEHDQHGEALETMLTLTDQITPPSDACNTWRALYRGLVEFRDDLMQHIHLENNVLFVNAMKPAH, from the coding sequence ATGAGCCTCGACCTGCTGGAACAAAGCCTGGGCCAACTGGCCTGCGACATTCCCGGTGCCACGCGTACCTTTCATCACTACAACCTCGACTTCTGTTGCGGCGGGCAAAAATCCTTGCGCGAGGCGGCGCTGGGCAAGGGCCTGAACCCGCTGCTGATCGCCGACGCCCTCAAGACGCTGCAAGCTGCCGGCGAACTGGGCCACGACTGGCGCGACGAACCCCAGGCGCTGCTGATCACCCATATCCTGGAACGCTACCACGCTCGCCATCGCGAACAACTGCCGGAACTGATCCGCCTGGCCCGTCGCGTGGAACTGGTGCACGGCAACCGCGCCAGTTGCCCCAATGGCCTGGCCGACCACCTGGAGGACATGTACCAGGAACTCGAAGGCCACATGCTCAAGGAAGAACAGGTGCTGTTCCCGATGCTGCAACACGGCCTGGGCGAACGCGCCTCGGCACCGATCCAGGTACTGCGCTACGAACACGACCAGCACGGTGAAGCCCTGGAAACCATGCTCACCCTGACCGACCAGATCACCCCGCCCTCCGACGCCTGCAACACCTGGCGCGCCCTGTACCGCGGGCTGGTGGAGTTTCGCGACGACCTGATGCAACACATCCACCTGGAGAACAACGTGCTGTTCGTCAACGCGATGAAGCCTGCTCACTAA
- a CDS encoding short-chain dehydrogenase — MQVLDRRKAMAILPVWRLAFRPFFLAGCVLALLAVPLWLAAFSGRLAGWQPAGGWLAWHRHELLFGFGLAIIAGFLLTAVQTWTGTPGLSGKRLAALALVWLGARLAWLADAPWPVLALLELGFALAVAAWMGVTLWRVRQKRNYPIVLVLLLLAAADGLSVYGLARHDEGLQRQSVLTGLWLVAAMMGLIGGRVIPFFTQRGLGRVEGVAPWPWLDRLLLGGSALVALLYAFGPALSANGAVGLLFGALALGHGIRLVRWHDRDLWRVPLLWSLHLAYAWLALACLGMALWHFGAPVTPSLAVHSLTIGAMAGLILAMIARVSLGHTGRALEPPKGMTLAFVLLNLACLSRVLLVLVLPFAALWVAGLCWALAFGLYAWRYGPMLLQARVDGHPG, encoded by the coding sequence ATGCAAGTGCTCGACCGTCGCAAGGCCATGGCCATCCTGCCGGTATGGCGCCTGGCGTTCCGGCCGTTTTTCCTGGCCGGGTGTGTGCTGGCGCTGCTGGCGGTGCCCTTGTGGCTGGCCGCCTTCAGTGGGCGCCTGGCGGGCTGGCAGCCGGCTGGCGGCTGGTTGGCCTGGCACCGTCATGAGCTGCTGTTCGGTTTCGGCCTGGCGATCATTGCCGGCTTCCTGCTGACGGCGGTCCAGACCTGGACGGGCACCCCGGGGCTCAGTGGCAAGCGCTTGGCGGCGCTGGCGCTGGTCTGGCTGGGGGCGCGACTGGCCTGGCTGGCCGATGCCCCCTGGCCGGTGCTGGCGCTGCTGGAACTGGGTTTCGCCCTGGCCGTGGCGGCCTGGATGGGCGTCACCTTGTGGCGCGTGCGCCAAAAGCGTAACTACCCGATCGTTCTGGTGTTGCTGCTGTTGGCCGCTGCCGATGGGCTGTCCGTGTACGGCCTGGCCCGGCACGACGAGGGGTTGCAACGCCAAAGCGTGCTCACCGGCCTGTGGCTGGTGGCGGCCATGATGGGCCTGATCGGCGGGCGGGTGATTCCATTTTTCACCCAACGTGGCCTCGGCCGGGTCGAAGGCGTCGCCCCCTGGCCGTGGCTCGATCGCCTGTTGCTGGGCGGATCGGCCCTGGTGGCGTTGCTGTACGCCTTCGGACCGGCGTTGTCGGCCAACGGCGCGGTCGGCCTGTTATTCGGTGCGTTAGCGCTGGGCCATGGGATCCGGCTGGTGCGCTGGCATGATCGTGATCTGTGGCGTGTGCCGTTGCTGTGGTCGTTGCACCTGGCCTACGCCTGGTTGGCGCTGGCCTGCCTGGGCATGGCGCTGTGGCACTTCGGCGCGCCGGTGACGCCGAGCCTGGCCGTGCACAGCCTGACCATCGGTGCCATGGCCGGGTTGATCCTGGCGATGATTGCCCGGGTCAGCCTGGGCCACACCGGGCGTGCCCTTGAACCGCCCAAAGGGATGACGCTGGCGTTCGTGCTGCTGAACCTGGCGTGCCTGAGTCGCGTGTTGCTGGTGCTGGTCTTGCCCTTCGCCGCGCTGTGGGTGGCCGGGTTGTGCTGGGCCCTGGCGTTCGGGCTCTACGCTTGGCGCTACGGTCCGATGTTGTTGCAGGCCCGGGTGGATGGACACCCGGGATGA
- a CDS encoding norD codes for MAFTLELEEWVGSVWHRFITRRASVDFPEAQVALMPRQRALHVLLRATGGARHLGVQAVSERDLLLRRSLLQQIAGTCKQVPLAWCDGDNLRLPASLATFPDAALNEELYRWLALLAAQAGEMRHWGRDNQRWTQAVLRRYPAMAVRYRRLVDAHLSLRPDPATLNSAEAALERAVCQALRDPGSVEHFPRSERAVWPLPLWLYPPQSLADPQAANLEESEQYLATPPGEQQGGRKRAERIDDSSRDGGLLIVRLENLFSWTEHVDLDRWADDREDPDAARVAEDLDHLTLSRTRVRKGGGLKLHLDLPPADVDDLPLGEGILLPEWDYRKQHLQADFVSVQTFVPRDCNAQPLPARLRPSAQRLRRQFEHLRNDRQWLRQQTQGSELDLQAWLDFHVERQHGQCSERGLFLEQRQTRRDLACLLLADLSMSTDAHLNDEHRVIEVIRDSLLLFGETLAVLGDDFALYGFSSLRRQQVRLHELKAFGQRYDDQTRGRILGLKPGYYTRMGAAIRQATQRLAGCKRRRRLLLLLSDGKPNDLDLYEGRYGVEDTRQAVLEARRQGLTPFCITIDREAGDYLPYMFGANGYTLIRQPEQLPLRLPQLYRQLTQD; via the coding sequence ATGGCCTTTACCCTTGAGCTGGAAGAATGGGTCGGCAGTGTCTGGCACCGGTTCATCACCCGCCGCGCCAGTGTCGATTTTCCCGAGGCACAGGTGGCGTTGATGCCTCGGCAACGCGCGCTACATGTGTTGCTTCGCGCCACAGGCGGGGCTCGCCACCTCGGTGTGCAAGCCGTCAGCGAGCGTGACCTGCTGCTGCGGCGCAGCCTGCTGCAACAGATTGCCGGTACCTGCAAGCAGGTGCCTTTGGCCTGGTGCGATGGCGACAATCTACGGTTGCCGGCCAGCCTGGCGACCTTTCCCGACGCCGCACTGAATGAAGAACTGTACCGCTGGCTTGCGCTGCTGGCGGCCCAGGCGGGAGAGATGCGGCATTGGGGGCGAGACAATCAGCGCTGGACCCAGGCCGTGCTGCGGCGCTACCCGGCCATGGCCGTGCGGTACCGGCGGCTGGTGGACGCGCACCTGTCCCTGCGGCCTGACCCTGCCACGCTCAACAGCGCCGAGGCCGCCCTGGAGCGCGCGGTCTGCCAGGCGTTGCGCGACCCCGGCAGTGTCGAGCATTTTCCGCGCAGTGAACGGGCGGTCTGGCCGTTGCCGCTGTGGCTGTACCCACCCCAGTCGCTGGCCGATCCCCAGGCGGCCAATCTCGAAGAGTCCGAACAGTACCTGGCGACGCCACCCGGGGAGCAGCAGGGCGGTCGCAAGCGTGCCGAACGAATCGACGACAGCAGCCGCGACGGCGGGCTGTTGATCGTTCGCCTGGAAAACCTGTTCAGCTGGACCGAACACGTGGACCTGGATCGCTGGGCGGATGACCGCGAAGACCCGGACGCTGCCCGCGTGGCCGAAGACCTGGATCACCTGACCTTGTCGCGCACCCGGGTGCGCAAGGGCGGTGGCCTGAAACTGCACCTGGACCTGCCGCCCGCCGATGTGGATGACCTTCCCCTCGGTGAAGGCATCCTGTTGCCGGAGTGGGATTACCGCAAACAGCACCTGCAAGCCGATTTCGTCAGCGTGCAGACCTTTGTGCCCCGCGACTGCAACGCCCAGCCGTTGCCGGCACGCTTGCGGCCTTCAGCCCAGCGACTGCGGCGCCAGTTCGAACACCTGCGCAACGACCGGCAATGGCTGCGCCAGCAGACCCAGGGTTCGGAGCTGGACCTGCAGGCCTGGCTGGATTTTCATGTCGAGCGCCAGCATGGCCAGTGCAGCGAGCGCGGCCTGTTCCTGGAACAGCGCCAGACCCGCCGCGACCTGGCCTGCCTGCTGCTGGCCGACCTGTCGATGTCCACCGACGCTCACCTCAACGACGAGCACCGGGTGATCGAGGTGATTCGCGACAGCCTGTTGCTGTTCGGTGAAACCCTTGCGGTGCTGGGGGACGACTTTGCCTTGTACGGGTTTTCCTCGCTGCGCCGCCAGCAAGTGCGCCTGCATGAGCTCAAGGCGTTCGGCCAGCGCTACGACGACCAGACCCGAGGCCGGATCCTGGGGCTCAAGCCCGGTTACTACACGCGCATGGGCGCGGCGATCCGCCAGGCCACCCAGCGGCTGGCGGGCTGCAAGCGGCGACGCAGATTGTTGTTGCTGCTCAGCGATGGCAAGCCTAATGACCTGGACCTCTACGAGGGACGCTACGGTGTGGAAGATACCCGCCAGGCCGTGCTGGAGGCACGGCGCCAGGGGCTGACGCCGTTCTGCATCACCATCGATCGTGAAGCGGGGGATTACCTGCCGTACATGTTCGGCGCCAACGGCTACACCCTGATTCGCCAGCCCGAGCAGTTGCCCCTGCGCCTGCCGCAGTTGTACCGGCAATTGACGCAGGATTGA
- a CDS encoding molybdopterin biosynthesis protein B, whose protein sequence is MAHLTQRQFQPLNIAVLTISDTRSFETDTSGQTLADLLQTAGHVLIDRGLVKDDIYQIRAKVSQWIADPSVQVVLMTGGTGFTARDNTPQAVAPLLDKHVDGFGELFRQVSLAEIGMSSLQSRALAGMSNGVLVCCLPGSPGACRTGWEQILAGQLDSRTGPCNFTVHLKPQDGVAPVACETRS, encoded by the coding sequence ATGGCCCATCTGACTCAACGCCAATTTCAACCGTTGAACATCGCGGTACTCACCATCAGCGATACCCGCAGTTTCGAGACCGACACCTCTGGCCAGACCCTGGCTGATCTGCTGCAAACCGCCGGGCATGTGCTCATCGACCGCGGGTTGGTGAAGGATGATATCTACCAGATCCGCGCCAAGGTCTCGCAGTGGATCGCCGACCCCAGCGTGCAAGTGGTGCTGATGACCGGCGGCACCGGCTTCACCGCGCGCGACAACACGCCTCAAGCCGTCGCGCCATTGCTGGACAAGCACGTCGACGGCTTCGGTGAGTTGTTCCGCCAGGTCTCGCTGGCGGAGATCGGCATGTCTAGCCTGCAATCGCGCGCGCTGGCGGGCATGAGCAACGGCGTGCTGGTGTGCTGCCTGCCGGGTTCGCCAGGCGCCTGCCGTACCGGTTGGGAGCAGATCCTGGCCGGGCAACTGGACAGCCGCACCGGGCCGTGCAATTTCACTGTGCACCTCAAGCCGCAGGACGGCGTCGCTCCGGTGGCGTGCGAGACGCGCTCGTGA